The window GTTGTCACCCGACTTGACTGCAAGAGTGTTGTCAATAAATAAACACATTCGTATAACCATACTTGCATAGCAAGGGGCATTCCGTGAAGCCTACAAAACTTTTTCTCAAAAATCATCTTCTAGCTGATACTTTTGATCAAATCACGGAATACTAACTTACCCCATAGAAAATCTCCGTATCTACCCGTCTCCACCAATTCAAAATGGAGCCTTGGTATCCTTATAGTATTCTTCTCATTGGACTAGATATACGTATGTATGAAATATAATATGGCAATCTTAACGGAATCGGCATCATTGAGGCCCCAATTTTTGTCTGTGAAGCAATCAATCAAAGCTGCCTTTTTTGGAAATTATTTAGACCCACCGAAATATTTTTCCAATATCCTGTTTTTCCGTTTTCGGTTGACTTTAAAATCATCTTCATCGCCAATACACTTCAAACCAATTATGAGTGCAAATTCCCTAATAGAATACCGTAATTCCCTATATCCATAAAAAATGCATCGGTAGTACTATCCGTAAGCTCTCTCACCATGCAGCACCTCAACATCTGTGCTTGACAGTGCTGCATCTGGAGGAATACACCAAAGCAAGTTTCCCCGAATAATTTGTACTGCTGATCAGTTAGTTTGTCCTTAAGTTGTTTAAATACATCAGTATTTCTGTAACTCATGTGCACCGAATGAGTAGGAGGATTTATCACAAAGAATTTACTCTGCTTTAAATCCAatatccataaaaaaaaaaaaaaaaaatcaatgataCAGTCTATCAAATAGAAGACAAAAACAAAACATGACAACTCTTTCTGTATATAGAAAGAAGAGTATAAATACAGTCAAATCCATGAAGTGTTTTCAAAAAACAGTATCTAAATAACATATGTTATCGTTATCTACTAAATACTCAATTGTACAATGTATCTATTTTGCACTGTGTTCACAGCTAATGTCATATACAAAATCCATAAAACAGTTATATTGTATTCACACCCACTAAAAATTAAAATACAAAATCCCTAAAAAAAAAGGTCAATGGCAAAGTGTATAAAGTAGAATACTAATTACAAAATACATTGTATCAAAATTAAAATATTCAATTTATACAGTGTATCTATTTTTGCATTGTATTCACCACTAAATTCATATACAAAATCCATACACAGAAGATGACATTGTATTCACGACTAAATCCAAATTAaaatacaatatcaataaaaaagggaaaaattgtatcaaaaattaaaaactaaataCAAAGATACATTGTATTCATAATACATGAAAGAAATGTAGTACCTCCACTAACTTTGGAGGCACATCTTCAACAACAGTTTTCCCCTTGCTCCCAAAAGTGTCATCGATGACTTTTCTCCGCTTATCAGTACTTGGTACGGATGCTTTGGAATTTGATGGAGTCTGAACTACATCTTTTTGTTTGATAGATTTTGAACCTTCCTCTCCCATTTTAATACTCCTACTCTAGGCAGCCATTCTAGCAACAGAGCTTGcaatttcttcttcatcttgaGTGATACACAAATCAAAAGATGGAGCATCATCAAAATACTAGACATGATTGGGTATACCTCTAGTAATTCCGGTTGGAGTGCTTCCGTCCGCCATTAAACCCaaattcaaagcttgttcaaaaGCCCTAACAATGTCGGACACTTTTTTGTATAAAAACACAAAAAACCTAGCAATGTCGTAAAATTGTTGCTTAAAATTAGAGAAGGGAAGAACCTATAGAACAAAATCCACAATAAACAACTAAAAAAACTACCCAATAACTTACCTATTAGTGCGCAGCTACAATTTAGGATGAGTGAATCAGGTGAGGATCATGTAGAAggcaaatggagaaaaaatagGAGAAGATTGCTACAGAATGAGAGAGAAAAGCAATTTGAAAAGGGTTAATTGGGGATACACGTTTACTTTTACTGTATTTTACCTTAATAGTTAATAATTGTCATTAACATACAAATGTTTGCTACGGCAAGTAATTAAGacaactatagctactaaatataattacctACTAAAAGTTTGTCAAGTCATGTCGATTTCTCTTATTTTAGTGAGTCTTAGGCCTTTGGGCCTCAATATATATTTTGAAATCTGTTTTGGTCTTAAAACATGTTTGGGCCTTTAAGTAAAATCTGAAATTTGGTCCAAACTCTTTCAAGTTTCTGAAAATCTTTATAGCTTTGTGAGTTTTGTCCTTGGGCCGTTAAaacgggtcatttgcacgattgtgcttccaaggcactggtctttaatttttacccctcaaattgttgATATTTAATTTTGGTCCTTCATCTAATACCCTGAGATTTTGGATTTAAACcctagctcagtaaaaaaaaaaatctcaaggtaGAGGTTTGTAGCAAAAGTtgggccttaaggcaaacttttacccaaaattaggcctattcgggcaaaagttaggccttaagacagaATTTTTCCTTGAGACAAAGTTTTGCCCAAACTTTGGCtcgtgatttaaaaaaaaaaaaatcactgagcAGGGATTCAAACCCGGAACCCATGGGTTTTTAggtgaaaggcaaaaattaaagaccaataattTGAGGGGGAAGAATTTAAacaccagtgcctttgaaggatattccgcgcaaaaaaatgcctTAAAACCAAATTGAGTTTTGAAATTATTGGGTTAGAGCTCAATTCCTTTAGAGAAGTTCTGAAGAAAGTTCGAATGCTATACTTGATAATACACATTTTTGAATGCTAAACTGATTTGAAAGAAACCTTTGGAAAATCTTTAATCTCATCAAATAATATTTTGGAAATTGTTTTTGTTTCTTTTAAATGTCGATGAAAACTGGTTTAGACAGGATGAAATAAGTAATCAATGTTTGGAATTTGTCTATTGAAAATTATTTAGCTACTTGAATCTCGATCTTAATTCATGATattatgaagttttgatgattgacaaataTTTTATAAATGACAATTGATGTACAAAAAGAATGGAGATTAAAGTTATAAAACTAACCAATGGTATGATCTGGTGCCGAACATATAAGAGGGATGTATAGAGAGAAAAAACTTATTACTCCCACACGGTGTTTACGACAAATCTATGAAAACATGGCATGTGCTTACAAATGACTAAACCATGCGTGGctaatttatatattattaaaaagaggatagtttgtCATAGGATTGTGACAAGTGTCAGCTTAGGATAATGCCACGTGATAGTTTTAAGACAAAAAATAGTTAATTAGTTATTATTTTtagtttaaaaataattaaatatcaatattttggaggaaacatatacatctatatattggaTTTAACTTAAATTAACAAATAAAGAATTTAGattagaacataaattatttGAATATTACTTGAAAAGTAAACACATTTTTTTTATGAACAAGAATCAGGAAATCAAATTTTATCTTTACATTTATTTgtatttttatctttaaaaagaaaaacaaaaacacaaaaataaaaagacaaaatgATAAGaagacaaaagaaaaaagaataaacAAAGTAAATCTAACCGCAAGTGTAACGTCACATACCCCATTTGCCCCACCAACTCACAAACACACACATGCACCGTTAAAACTTTTGAaagtttaaaaatatttaaaacatgttttttggattttctttttATAGCAAAATTTATTTTcagaaaaatataagaatactAAACCTTTTTTTAGGTTCCTTCTTTGTAGCGAGTAAAATAAAagcttttttctcctttttcttttaattttagtaAATTTGTATTTATCCAAATCACTATCCTAAGCAGTTTAAGTTTTTGAATTTGATattacttattattatttttcatagTTAAAGTTTATCATTATCAAGACACAAttactttcaaaatataataAACTTCAACTAGGTACATAGAAACATTAATTTTGCAAATATTTTTCATGAGGCACATTTTAGACTTTTAGAATGTAAATTTTGTTTACATTTTTCAAAAAGAAATAACATTTCCATATATTAGTCTAGAAATACATACAAAAAAGGAAAAatgtaaaattaaaaaaaaatagaagagaaaaAACTAACCTAAAAAGGAATCTGCAAATCAACTTCCCAAACCCCACTCCCACTCTCACGTTCTCATTTCCCATTCCCAtcacacccccacccccacccatcTATTAATTATATCTATATctatgtctatatatattattacaaaGAGAATAGTTTTAAGACAAAAATTAGCTAATTAAGTTAGTTAATAATTACTTATTGTTTGCCtttaatttatataaaaaaaaaattaaacaagaaGTTCTTTTGGACACTTACTTTAGTTTACAACTTATTATAAATGTAATTAGTTATCGAATTTATAGTGGGTAATTAGTTTGTATTTCAGAAAATAGGAATATCGTTCCACATCAACCGTGGTTGATATagtattcttcatttttttttttagttcaaaaTGTTATTAAGTGGcacaattttatatatatatatcttttaaaAATATCTAATATAtaacttcttttttaaaaaaaaatagctaaTTTAAAACTACTGATTTACGATTAAAAAAGATACACAAAAAATATTGGTAATTCATCATCTTAAAATAACATTTGTAATTCATTTTCTTTTAGCTATATGTAGTAtacaatttataaaaaaaaatattatataatGAGTAGTTTATATGCAccacaagtatatatatatatatatatatatatatattatactaaaaatatatgctCTGTATATACTTTTAGATTTAGTTGATGTTATGAAGGAATTTACGAGAAATCACGGCAAAACAATGGGTGCTTTAATTGACATGTTTGGGGCGCGTGATGAATCTGAAATTCGTGGAAAAATTTTAGATATCCTTTCATCCCCTGCTTATCAAGAGTTGTATAGTCCAGATCAACAAATCAAAGCATCCATGGGGCTTACTTCTGATGTTAGAAAAATGGATTTGTTCTTACGAATGTGGTGAACTTCAACGTCAAAACATTGTGTGGATGATTGTCAATGACATGTTTCCAAGTATATGAATATGATTGTAAGGGCTGGCCATGGGATGATATTTTTGCTAAATTGACGACCTTCAAAAGGGTTAATGATTGTATCTGTTTTTGAAGCCTCAGCTCTATAAACTTGATATGTAGTCGGGAAGAGCATGAGGATGTAGATGTCCAATGTTATATGTGGGGATGGTTATCAATGATAGGTTTCCAAGTACATAATATGATTGTATGGGCTGTCCATGGGTTGATAATATTTGCTAAATTCACgatcttcaaaaggtttaatggttATATTATATTTTGATGCCCCCGCTCTATAAACTTGATATGTGACGGAGAAGAGCATGAGGATGCAAATGTAACTATTATATATAAATGCTAATCATGTATTTTGAACTTTTCTTATGGTATGGTATTTTGTGTATGTTTCTACAAATCTTAGTTTCAGTTTCTGCACTCATTTTTGTACAGTTTCTGCATCATTTCTGCACAGTTTTTGCATTTTTCTGCACAGTTTCTGCATTTTTTTGCTTcaatttttgcattttttttgtacagtttctgcattttctgcatcattttTGCACAGTTTCAGCAATTTTTTTGGCTTCAGTTTTTGCATTTTTCTGCACATTTTCTGCATCCATTTTTCACAGTTtctgcattttctgcatcattttTGCACAGTTTTATGCATTTTTTGGCTTCAGTTTTTGCATTTTTCTGCATAATTTCTGCATTGTCTGCATCATTTTTGCACAGTTTTATGCACAATTCTTGCATTTCCAGCAcctagtttcagtttcagtttctgtTTTTTTGGTTTCTAGGCAACCAATTTACTAGCTTGAGTGACTAACCAAAGttgtaagaagaaaaaaaaggaaacaaactAGTGAGAGTTCATTATAATGGGTAATTTATAACTTATGCACCAAGTTAGATCTCTTGTATGTTTTTGCACTTATGCACAATAAGCCATTGGAATATCAAGGTTAAAATTGAAAATGAAAACTTTATCTAGGTTTATCCAACTTCAAACCAAACACATGCGTTGAATTATACATGGTATATCCCATCTTTAATCCAATGAACCAAACAAAGGACTAGTACTAAATAATCCAGGGATTATTTAGTCCCAGGACTATAATCCCAGCATAAATTTCTCCGCGTAccaaaggggtcgtttggtagaggGTATAAGATAGGATATGCTGGTACTAAATGTTTTTGTTAAATCAGTACCATGTTTGGTTTGAGTTATTAATTAGTACTGGTACAAAATTATACCATAAATTGGGATAATATTATCCCCTTTTCTAGTTGGTATAACTAATACCAGTACTAATATATGTTGGGATAAGTTTTCTAAATGACCATCTTGCCCCTTAACCTGTTTCATATATACGTATTACGCTGTtccagaatttttttttctcatctTCACTTCTCCCACCAGAGCTTTGGGCACTCAGCTATGGGAGATTGATACTCCAAGAAATCCAACATATTGATACTCCAAGAAATCCATCTCTATAAGTTTGTCCTTTtattttcttctccttttctGTTACTTTACCATGtatctattaaaaaaaaaaaaaaacattaccaTTCTACTTACAAATTGATAAGTTTTTGGTATCACAAGAAATCTTCTCCCTTCTACTTCAtgttttcctcctttttttttttactttcctcttcttgtaaatttttattttttattaattatttttttaattttgtatgTTTATTGAATATTGAATAAAGTAGCAGGTCTTATTGTTTAGTTTCTCTCAGGAGTAATACCATGCTAAATCTGAGTTCCTCTTAGATTTCTTCGGTTGTATTCCTCTTATCAATACTAATGTGGAGAAATGGTTAAACTTTTTTGAAAATGAGAGGAAGATTCACATTTTGTAATCACTAATGTTGGGGTTTGGATTTTTTTTGTACTGGTTTTAATTTTTTGAAGCTTCGAATTTTTCAATGTTATTTTTATGTTACTAATGGAGATTTAGCGGGATATTGACGTTTTTTTACCTTCTTTTGATGTAATGATTCAACTAGAActattgtgtttatagatgactATACTATTTCTAATTGTCACCAGTTATAAAAGAGGACCGTATTGCGGTGAAAAATGTAACTCTTTTGTGAAACGTATTTGTTCTAGTGACCGATGGTGACAATGGTGAAATTTATTTGTACATGAGAAGAAAACAAGAACTCAGTTTTATATTATGTAATATCTATGTTTCAGTATATATACTCAGTTTAATAATGATTTTGCAATTTTTAAATGACAAATAGGTGTCTATGGATCCTCAACAATTGTGCGACGTCGAATGCTTTATCATCCTTGAGGAGATTATGGTGCATTCATATGTTGTCTTTATTTGTCTTTTTATGGCTATTtacaacataattttaagaaGACAATCTAGAAATAGACGGGTCACTCGATATAGCACAGGTGCTAGAATTCCTAAAATCGTGTCTCATCTAAATTCTATCATTCGTGACAGTGATATTGTATGTATTGATAAGCTTAGGATGGATAGAAAGTCCTTTCACATTTTAGCTTCTTTAGCCACGAATATTGGAGGATTGACAGACACTAACAATATGTCAAGCACTGAAAAGCTAGCAATGTTCTTAAATATTTTGGCTCATCACGAGAAGAACAGGTCTATCAAAGTTGATTATATTAGATCGGGGTGGAGTGTAAGTCAAGCCTTTAATGAATGTCTAAGAGAAAGTCTCAAACTAACTCGATTATTACTTGTTAGTCCTAATACAGTGGCCGAAGATGAGACTGATGATCGATGGAAATGGTTTAAGGTAGGTAAATTTCAATATAACATTTGATTTACTATATAAAGATTTAAAACATTATCATGTAAGTattttgttaatttatttatagGGTTGTCTAGGTGCATTGGATGGTACTTACATTCCCATTAGAGTTCGAACTATAGATAAGCCAAGATACAGGACACGGAAAGGAGATATAGCAACTAATGTCTTGGGGGTTTGTGATAGAAATCTTAACTTTACTTATGTCTTACCTGGTTGGGAGGGATCAGCCGCTGATGGTCGTGTATTGCGAGATGCTGTTGTACGAAGGAATGGTTTGAAAGTACCCGAAGGTATGCTTTATACAGAAAGACTTGTCTATTCTTATTACCTTAAAAATAGAATAATATTTTaaagtaattatattattttttatattttttaggcAATTATTATTTATGTGACGGAGGATATACAAATGGAAATGGTTTTCTGTCCCCTTATCGAGGATATAGATACTGGCTAAGGGATTGGCAAGGTGACAATCCACCACCTCAATGCCGAGAAGAGCTGTTTAATATGAAGCATGCTAGGGCGCGCAATGTTATTGAAAGGGCATTTGGTGTATTGAAAGGACGTTGGGGAATTCTTAGAAGTCCTTCGTGGTACTCGGTTAAGATTCATACTAGAATCATTAGTGCATG is drawn from Lycium barbarum isolate Lr01 chromosome 8, ASM1917538v2, whole genome shotgun sequence and contains these coding sequences:
- the LOC132607718 gene encoding protein ALP1-like, with amino-acid sequence MDRKSFHILASLATNIGGLTDTNNMSSTEKLAMFLNILAHHEKNRSIKVDYIRSGWSVSQAFNECLRESLKLTRLLLVSPNTVAEDETDDRWKWFKGCLGALDGTYIPIRVRTIDKPRYRTRKGDIATNVLGVCDRNLNFTYVLPGWEGSAADGRVLRDAVVRRNGLKVPEGNYYLCDGGYTNGNGFLSPYRGYRYWLRDWQGDNPPPQCREELFNMKHARARNVIERAFGVLKGRWGILRSPSWYSVKIHTRIISACCFLHNFIRREKEVDPLDMETKFNMEDQHEPEHGNIDTVEPSDECNSWRDELAQSMWNERSSN